A window from Sphingobacterium hotanense encodes these proteins:
- a CDS encoding DUF389 domain-containing protein — protein sequence MENVISNISFRGANLWILACAIVIASVGLNVNSTAVIIGAMLISPLMGPIVGAGFALGTYDFDLLKKSAKNLAIATAVSLLVSFLYFLLSPFKEAQSELLARTSPNIYDVLIAFFGGLVGVIAITRKEKGNPIPGVAIATALMPPLCTAGYGLAIGNFSYFGGAIYLYTINCFFICISTFLIVKLLKYPKVKFVDTLREKRITRTISALIVIMLVPSFYLAYSLLQERKFVQQVNAFIENEFTNKGYTLIYEKTHFNNRAKKIELAFLDKRFGNDEIKDLQARLGSYRLDGTELLIRQDTSDLKGDILAEIQKQSQHVSEKDITIQNLRNELAAYTFKDRETIKEITALYPDLAPFSIGKQTVFVNADSSFNRTVLLYDADKELPKEQLNRLSSWLSVKLKSDSVLVMQSAD from the coding sequence TTGGAAAATGTTATTTCCAATATTTCTTTTCGTGGAGCAAACCTTTGGATATTGGCTTGTGCCATCGTCATTGCTTCTGTAGGTTTAAATGTTAATTCAACTGCTGTTATTATCGGAGCAATGCTTATTTCGCCCTTAATGGGGCCTATTGTAGGCGCAGGATTCGCATTAGGAACATATGACTTTGATTTGTTGAAGAAATCCGCTAAAAACCTTGCTATCGCTACTGCAGTTAGTTTACTGGTTTCTTTTTTATATTTTCTATTAAGTCCATTTAAGGAAGCGCAGTCAGAACTCCTAGCGCGTACCTCTCCAAATATCTATGATGTGCTGATTGCCTTTTTTGGAGGTTTGGTCGGCGTTATTGCCATTACACGGAAAGAGAAAGGCAATCCCATTCCAGGTGTCGCGATTGCAACAGCATTAATGCCTCCTCTTTGTACTGCTGGTTACGGCCTTGCTATTGGAAATTTCAGTTATTTTGGAGGAGCAATTTACCTTTATACAATTAACTGTTTTTTTATTTGTATATCCACTTTCCTGATTGTCAAACTGCTTAAATATCCTAAGGTAAAATTTGTAGATACCTTACGTGAAAAGAGAATTACTCGAACGATTTCTGCACTTATTGTTATTATGCTTGTTCCTAGCTTTTACTTGGCTTATAGTCTTTTGCAGGAACGTAAGTTTGTCCAACAGGTTAACGCTTTTATCGAAAATGAATTTACCAATAAAGGGTATACACTAATTTATGAAAAGACGCACTTTAACAATAGAGCCAAAAAAATTGAACTAGCCTTTCTTGATAAGCGATTCGGCAACGATGAAATTAAAGATCTTCAAGCCCGTTTGGGTAGCTACCGTCTTGACGGAACTGAGTTACTAATTCGGCAGGATACCAGCGACTTGAAAGGGGATATTCTTGCTGAAATACAAAAGCAATCACAGCATGTTTCTGAGAAAGACATTACGATTCAGAACCTCCGAAATGAGCTAGCAGCTTATACATTTAAAGATAGAGAAACCATTAAAGAGATTACCGCTCTGTACCCTGACCTTGCTCCATTTTCAATTGGTAAGCAGACTGTTTTCGTGAATGCCGATAGCAGCTTCAATAGGACGGTACTACTGTATGATGCTGATAAAGAGCTCCCGAAAGAACAATTAAATCGCTTGTCGTCTTGGCTTAGTGTGAAGTTGAAATCAGACAGCGTCTTGGTCATGCAAAGTGCTGATTGA